In the Rhinatrema bivittatum chromosome 6, aRhiBiv1.1, whole genome shotgun sequence genome, one interval contains:
- the LOC115094712 gene encoding transforming growth factor beta activator LRRC32-like, whose translation MVDKVVWHYLSLAAFPEDLVPGVKTLDLSHNFIQSLTENATSKLLSLEHLDLSSNRLEILESGALRVLPQLQELILAANQLHKNYLSNGKALASLARLKFLDLSANNLDNDMVHCYLVNITSLEKLDLSRNKMTKVSADTFYGTPKLVEISLTSNYIMAIEEGTFEALVNLTVLNLAMNSLHCISNFNLINLQVLNLSSNALECFLTEETDEQHQLQVLDLSHNQLFYFPLLPKMHHLQYLNLSSNAMSNLSSNAMEFLRTTAWYKGITNFDFPLAISRRTAGLVKVIHLDLSNNQLSSFPIHFLSNLHSLGHLNMAMNCLQDLTLKQTSNNSLSSDENISESSEKHDLTFKSLKILELQGNSIQALPRQLLDTMPKLENIDLSHNNIEPCRCQSTNEIKTPVNPVPTDREDCMTFSTVPNLKELSLRDNGLTRLSPYMFNQTPLISLDLSANKGLHIPGGAMVGLELTLEKLSLQENQMVSSEMTFPCLKALKVLNLSDNKLSVLPFNLDCSPLESLDIRNNSLEMLGKNVPKSWAGSLRTLFISGNFLSCCAQGWLQSLQSAKVKIPDLAEAWCVYHSKDRNDPAKITSDHSHMCSQLGTSGYPDIVGFGAIIVLLTVSCGMYFVLKKGLALPNAVGFIHHRELSRLREMRVHETTVSII comes from the coding sequence ATGGTGGATAAAGTAGTCTGGCACTATCTGAGTTTGGCTGCCTTCCCAGAAGACCTGGTGCCCGGAGTGAAGACACTCGATCTCTCTCACAATTTCATACAGAGTCTAACCGAAAATGCCACATCAAAATTACTTTCCTTAGAGCACTTGGATCTGAGCTCCAACAGATTGGAGATCTTGGAAAGTGGAGCTCTCAGGGTACTCCCCCAGCTTCAAGAGCTCATTCTTGCTGCCAACCAGCTGCATAAAAATTACTTGAGTAACGGAAAAGCCCTTGCGTCATTAGCAAGATTAAAGTTCCTTGATCTTTCAGCAAATAACTTGGACAATGATATGGTGCACTGCTATTTAGTGAATATTACCTCTTTGGAAAAGCTGGACCTGTCTCGGAACAAGATGACCAAGGTGTCTGCTGATACATTCTACGGGACACCCAAACTGGTGGAGATCAGTCTAACCAGCAATTACATTATGGCTATAGAAGAGGGCACCTTTGAGGCCTTGGTGAATCTCACAGTGCTAAATTTGGCCATGAATTCACTTCACTGCATTTCCAACTTTAATCTCATTAATCTACAAGTTTTAAACCTGAGTTCCAATGCCCTGGAGTGCTTCCTTACGGAGGAGACTGATGAGCAGCACCAATTGCAAGTTCTTGATCTGAGTCACAACCAACTCTTCTACTTTCCACTTCTTCCCAAGATGCATCACCTCCAGTACCTAAATTTATCCAGTAATGCCATGTCCAATTTATCCAGTAATGCCATGGAATTCCTAAGGACCACAGCCTGGTATAAGGGGATCACAAACTTTGATTTTCCATTAGCCATTTCTAGGAGAACTGCGGGTTTGGTAAAAGTCATTCACTTGGACTTGAGTAATAATCAGTTGTCTTCCTTCCCTATTCACTTCCTTTCCAACTTGCACTCTCTTGGGCACCTCAATATGGCTATGAATTGTCTCCAGGATCTAACACTGAAGCAGACTAGTAATAACTCATTATCCAGTGATGAGAACATCAGTGAATCATCAGAGAAACATGACCTAACCTTCAAGTCTCTGAAAATTCTGGAGCTGCAAGGAAATTCCATCCAAGCCTTACCACGTCAACTGCTTGATACTATGCCAAAACTAGAAAACATAGACCTTAGTCACAATAACATTGAGCCCTGTAGATGTCAATCTACCAATGAGATCAAGACCCCAGTAAATCCAGTTCCAACTGATAGAGAAGACTGCATGACCTTCTCTACTGTGCCAAACCTGAAGGAGTTGAGCTTACGTGATAATGGCCTAACAAGGCTGTCGCCGTACATGTTCAACCAGACTCCACTCATTTCTCTGGATCTATCTGCAAATAAAGGCCTACATATTCCAGGAGGAGCCATGGTGGGCTTAGAGCTCACCCTTGAGAAGCTCTCATTGCAAGAAAACCAGATGGTGTCCTCAGAGATGACCTTCCCCTGCCTGAAGGCATTGAAAGTACTGAATTTATCTGACAACAAACTAAGTGTCTTACCATTCAACCTGGACTGTTCACCACTTGAGAGCTTGGATATAAGGAACAATTCCTTAGAAATGTTGGGGAAGAACGTCCCTAAAAGCTGGGCTGGAAGTCTGAGAACGCTCTTTATCAGTGGTAACTTCCTGAGTTGTTGTGCTCAGGGCTGGCTGCAATCCCTCCAATCTGCCAAAGTAAAGATTCCAGACCTGGCCGAAGCCTGGTGTGTGTATCACAGTAAAGATCGGAATGACCCAGCTAAAATAACCAGTGATCATAGCCACATGTGTTCTCAGCTGGGGACCAGTGGGTACCCTGATATAGTGGGCTTTGGTGCTATTATTGTACTCCTCACTGTCAGCTGTGGGATGTATTTTGTTCTAAAAAAGGGACTTGCACTTCCAAATGCAGTAGGATTCATTCATCATAGGGAGTTATCCAGGCTCAGAGAAATGAGGGTTCACGAGACTACTGTGAGTATTATATAG